In the Moraxella osloensis genome, one interval contains:
- the sat gene encoding sulfate adenylyltransferase, whose product MSQSATSTLHSLSQLVPPHGSDTLKEKLLQGDALTAAQQKAKNLPKIQISSREAGDLIMLGIGGFTPLDGFMNQADWQSVCDNMHLTTGDNAGVFWPIPITLSTDAATADTLNPGDDIALEYQGEIMGILTLSEKYRIDKSHECQTVFGTTELEHPGVAMVMAQGDVNLAGDVVVLSEGEFPSKYGDIYLTPAQTRDIFTQNGWKTVAAFQTRNPMHRSHEYLAKIAIEICDGVLIHSLLGALKPGDIPADVRQEAIGTLIDHYFRKDTVIQAGYPLDMRYAGPREALLHALFRQNYGCSHLIVGRDHAGVGDYYGAFDAQHIFDTLKPNDLITQPLKIDWTFWCDACDSMASTKTCPHDASHHVKVSGTKLRKALSEGEDVPDNFSRPEVLAVLRNYYEGLEEHQKHKVELTGHSAK is encoded by the coding sequence ATGAGCCAAAGCGCCACTTCAACTCTCCATTCTCTAAGCCAACTGGTCCCACCACACGGTAGTGACACATTAAAAGAAAAATTACTCCAAGGCGATGCGCTAACCGCTGCCCAGCAAAAAGCCAAAAATCTCCCAAAAATCCAAATCAGCTCCCGTGAAGCCGGTGATTTGATTATGCTCGGTATTGGCGGCTTTACCCCGCTAGATGGTTTTATGAACCAAGCAGACTGGCAAAGCGTATGTGACAATATGCATTTAACCACTGGCGACAATGCGGGCGTGTTTTGGCCCATTCCTATTACCCTATCGACCGATGCTGCCACTGCCGATACGCTAAACCCAGGTGATGACATTGCGCTGGAATACCAAGGCGAAATCATGGGGATTTTGACCTTAAGCGAAAAATACCGCATTGATAAATCACACGAGTGCCAAACCGTCTTTGGCACCACAGAGCTTGAGCATCCCGGCGTTGCCATGGTGATGGCACAAGGTGATGTCAACCTAGCCGGCGATGTGGTGGTGTTGAGCGAAGGCGAATTCCCGAGCAAATATGGTGATATCTACCTCACTCCGGCACAAACCCGTGACATCTTTACTCAAAATGGCTGGAAAACCGTCGCTGCCTTCCAAACCCGCAACCCGATGCACCGCTCACATGAATACCTTGCCAAAATTGCCATTGAAATCTGTGATGGCGTACTCATTCATTCCTTGCTTGGTGCATTAAAACCTGGGGATATTCCTGCAGATGTACGCCAAGAAGCCATTGGTACATTAATCGACCATTACTTCCGTAAAGACACCGTCATCCAAGCAGGTTATCCACTGGATATGCGCTACGCCGGTCCGCGTGAAGCATTACTACATGCCTTGTTCCGTCAAAACTATGGTTGTAGCCATTTGATTGTCGGGCGTGACCATGCAGGCGTGGGTGATTACTATGGCGCGTTTGATGCGCAGCATATTTTTGATACACTTAAACCGAATGATTTAATCACCCAACCGTTAAAAATTGACTGGACATTCTGGTGTGATGCTTGTGACTCGATGGCATCGACCAAAACTTGCCCACACGATGCCAGCCATCACGTCAAAGTCTCAGGTACCAAATTGCGTAAAGCCTTATCGGAAGGGGAAGACGTGCCTGATAACTTCAGCCGTCCAGAAGTATTAGCGGTACTTCGTAACTACTATGAAGGCTTAGAAGAGCATCAAAAACATAAAGTTGAGCTAACAGGTCACTCTGCAAAATAA
- a CDS encoding sulfate/molybdate ABC transporter ATP-binding protein yields the protein MSIEIRDITKQFGQFTALQPINLTVPTGKLTSLLGPSGCGKTTLLRIIAGLEIADTGRIFFDGEDVTDVPVQQRHIGFMFQHYALFRHMTVFDNVAFGLTVMPKNKRLSNVEISKKVNYLLELVQLSQTAKKYPHQLSGGQRQRIALARALAVEPKLLLLDEPFGALDAKVRKELRAWLRSIHHELGVTSILVTHDQEEAAELSDEIVVMNQGQIVQIGDYETLVNHPSNHFVANFLQDSHVEYVI from the coding sequence ATGAGTATCGAAATCCGTGATATCACCAAACAGTTTGGTCAATTTACTGCACTACAACCGATCAATTTAACCGTACCGACGGGCAAATTAACCTCGCTGTTGGGACCTTCAGGCTGTGGTAAGACTACCTTACTGCGCATCATTGCAGGGCTTGAGATTGCCGATACGGGGCGTATTTTTTTTGATGGTGAAGATGTGACCGATGTCCCTGTGCAGCAGCGTCATATCGGCTTTATGTTTCAGCATTACGCGTTATTTCGCCATATGACCGTGTTTGATAACGTGGCGTTTGGCTTGACCGTCATGCCAAAAAACAAACGCCTAAGCAACGTGGAAATCAGCAAAAAGGTCAATTATCTGCTGGAGCTGGTGCAACTATCGCAAACTGCAAAAAAATACCCGCATCAACTCTCAGGCGGTCAGCGTCAGCGTATCGCATTGGCGCGTGCGTTGGCAGTAGAGCCAAAGTTATTGTTACTTGATGAGCCATTTGGCGCACTCGATGCCAAGGTGCGTAAAGAATTACGTGCTTGGCTGCGCTCAATTCATCATGAGCTCGGTGTCACCAGTATTTTAGTGACCCATGACCAAGAAGAAGCGGCAGAATTATCCGATGAAATTGTGGTGATGAACCAAGGTCAAATCGTGCAAATTGGGGATTATGAGACGCTGGTCAATCATCCCTCGAATCATTTTGTTGCCAATTTTCTGCAAGATTCGCACGTCGAATATGTGATTTAG